The nucleotide window GTTTGAATAATTACATCAAATACTACCGACATACCCAGATAAATGCTTTATTTACAGCTCAAAAACCGAATAATCAGCAAGTATCTCGTCTTTCCTATGCTACAGCTTACTCTACACTTGTAAACGCAGCTAAAAACATTCCAGAACTAGAAGGTATTGGTTTTCACCAACTCAGGCATACTTTTGCATCCCAGAGAGTTGGAATCATGGGAGTTGAGGAACTTCGTGCATTGATGGGGCATGAAAAAATTCAAACTACTCTTCGCTACTCTAAAGTCACATCCCTTCGTGCCCAAGAAGTAGCGCTTCAAGCTTTTAAAAAAGTACCACCCTTTGGACAATAATTTACAAGTATGGATTCAATTTATATATTGTTACGTCCTGAAAATTATCATGATTAAAAACTTATCAAGAGAATAGACAATACTCTTGATTGCTAAAATATGGCTGGACAACAGATTTAGTAAAAAATTACACTTTATTTATAAATAGCCTAGAGAAAGCACTTAATATAACTCGCCACCGCGAGCGAAAATTTCTATAACTTCACTTCTGGTTACTTGATTTTTCTCCGCTATTTCTAGTAGTTTTTCCCACGCTTCATCGGTTAAGCGAATTGACCTTAACCGTTTGGGTGAATCTCCATAATCTGTTTCAAATTTACCATCTGGTGTACGGGGTCGTCTTTGAGACTTTTGTCTAGTGCCTGAATATTGATCCATTGCCAAAAGTTATACACGATATCCTAGCTTATCATGTATATACATGGCTGAGTGATTGGTTTTACAAGATTTTTTTCTTATCCCGGTTTTCTGTTCCGTTGATACTCACACCCCTAATAAAACACTTATGTCCCAAAATTGTTATTCTGCTTTTTGGTCACTTATCATTCTGTTTCTGAAAATAATCACAGGCATACCCCCTCAAACCCACACAAGTTAAATTTGGTTGTATTTAGCTTGCCTAATGCGTGAGCTATCTGAGGTGGCATTGACACAAACAGAGCGATCGCCCGATGGTGTCGTCTACTCACGGGGAAAACAATAACACTGTGACCCCCCGTTGC belongs to Nostoc sp. KVJ3 and includes:
- a CDS encoding transcriptional regulator, whose amino-acid sequence is MDQYSGTRQKSQRRPRTPDGKFETDYGDSPKRLRSIRLTDEAWEKLLEIAEKNQVTRSEVIEIFARGGELY